In Candidatus Micrarchaeia archaeon, a single window of DNA contains:
- a CDS encoding DNA methyltransferase, giving the protein MELPINKIICGDCIEVMREWPDKCVDLVLTDPPYGINADREQNKAALQRIKADGNSKAGRGWKLYPQTAWDENRPQKQYFDSMIRISKISIIWGGNYFADLLPASMGWLMWDKRQRGFSLADGELAWTSERKALRIFDYSRAEALQDFRTHPTQKPVALGLWILGKYSKPDDLILDCYCGSGSFCVAAKMLGRRYIGIDISSEYCKIAQERLDAVDTGVPVKETRQGQMALFPSGK; this is encoded by the coding sequence ATGGAATTACCTATAAATAAAATCATCTGCGGGGATTGTATTGAAGTTATGCGGGAATGGCCAGATAAGTGCGTAGATTTGGTATTGACAGACCCGCCGTATGGAATAAATGCTGATAGGGAACAAAATAAGGCTGCATTGCAAAGAATTAAGGCTGACGGCAATAGCAAGGCGGGCAGAGGATGGAAATTGTATCCACAAACAGCTTGGGACGAAAATAGACCCCAAAAGCAATACTTTGATAGTATGATTAGAATTTCAAAAATATCTATTATTTGGGGGGGGAATTATTTTGCCGACCTATTGCCCGCTTCTATGGGTTGGCTTATGTGGGATAAAAGACAAAGGGGTTTTTCTTTGGCAGACGGAGAGTTAGCTTGGACAAGCGAAAGAAAAGCGTTGCGAATTTTCGATTATTCCAGAGCTGAAGCGTTGCAAGATTTTAGGACGCATCCTACCCAAAAGCCCGTTGCTCTTGGCCTGTGGATTCTTGGGAAGTATTCAAAGCCAGACGATTTAATACTTGATTGCTATTGCGGTTCTGGTTCTTTTTGCGTTGCCGCTAAAATGCTTGGCAGACGCTACATAGGCATAGACATAAGCTCTGAATACTGCAAGATTGCACAAGAACGGCTTGACGCAGTAGATACCGGCGTGCCAGTAAAGGAAACAAGGCAAGGACA
- a CDS encoding DUF736 domain-containing protein, producing the protein MAYEQKNNSGVLFGNDKKTKDNHPDYKGNACIEGKIYWISGWKKKGKSGTFLSLALTEKQDRPQSEQPAAGGEDISF; encoded by the coding sequence ATGGCATACGAACAAAAAAATAATTCGGGCGTTTTGTTTGGCAACGATAAAAAGACAAAAGATAATCACCCTGACTACAAGGGCAATGCCTGTATAGAGGGCAAAATTTATTGGATTTCAGGCTGGAAAAAAAAGGGCAAAAGCGGAACGTTCTTATCGTTAGCCCTGACCGAAAAACAGGATAGACCGCAGAGCGAACAGCCGGCAGCGGGCGGAGAAGATATATCGTTTTAA